TCGGCAATTTTGTCCTCGATTTCTGCCACTGTATTCCCTGGAGAGAGAATTTCTACCACTAAATCTGGCCCACCTTCTAAAAAACCCGTCGGCAATTCTTCCAATCCTTGCAGACGTTCCTTGTCAAAAAAAGCTATATCGGGAGAACGTTTATTGCCATTTTTCATGGTAAAAGCAGTGCTGGAGTCCAATAATACACCTAGTTTTCGAGATGTTACTAAACCGAATAAAGCAGCACTTAAAAGAATGGCAATATAACCGTGGAAAGCCCCAGAATTACCCAGATTAATTAACTCTCCCTTGACCAATTCGTAACGATTACCATCGTCAGGTAACGCCATAAACTCTGCATCAGTCCATACTTTTGTCTCTGGAGTTTTAATCACAGTAGTTTCTCGAATAGACATAATTGATCCTCGGTAAATATTCACAAGTAAAACCCTTAAAGAATTTCCTGTAACATCCGATTGGCCTGGGAGGCGTAACCACCACCAAATAAATTAAAGTGATTGAGAATGTGGTAGAGATTGTAAAGAGTTTTGCGCTGTTGATAACCGGCATCAAGGGGGAAAACATCGTTATAACCCCGATAAAAAGCCGCCGGAAAACCGCCAAAAAGTTCCGTCATGGCTAAATCTACCTCCCGGTCTCCCCAATAGGTGGCAGGGTCTAAAATTACCGGTTCCCCATCGACGGTAATTGCCGCATTTCCCGACCACAAATCACCGTGGACGAGGGAGGGATGGGGTTGATGCTGACTCAAAATCTCGCTAATAGCGGGAATAACTTGATCCTCGTCGGGAAAATTGCCGCCGCGCTCCTTCGCAAGTCTTAATTGATAGCCAATGCGCTGATGAGCGAAAAAATCCGCCCAATTGTTACTAATGGTATTAATCTGGGGAGTAGAACCAATGGTATTATTACACTGCCAACCAAAGCGATCGGATAGGGAAACTTGATGTAAATGAGCTAAATTTCGCCCCATTTTTTCCCAGCTTTGACTATTGCCACCGCCGAATTCTAACCACTCTAGCACTAAATAACTAGATTTCTCGGCAATTCCCCAACAAATTGGCTCCGGAACCCTGATAGTCTTGGTAGCGTGAATTTGCTTTAATCCTAAAGCTTCGGCGGCAAACATGGCCTCTTGGTTCGCTTGGTTAATCTTAACGAAATAAATTAAACCATTGCCACTGACGGCATAACCCTGATTGATACAGCCTCCACTAACGGGACGACTTTTCTCGATTTCAAAGGGTTTTTCTGTGGTTTGGGTAATATGTCGAGCAATTTGAGTCCACATAGGTTATCAGTTATCAGTTATCAGTTATCAGTTATCAGTTATCAGTTATCAGTTATCAGTTATCAGATGTAAGTTTTAAGTTAATTAGTTATTGATTTATTTATTTATCTTCATCTTTATCCCTGATTACTGTTCACTGATTACTGTTCACTGATTACTGATTACTGTTCCCTGTTTACTGAATTGGTCTTACCACCACCACACCGTAAGCGTTAGGATTTAAATACTCTTGACAGGCATTTTGAATATCCTCTAAAGTGAGGGCTTCAATGTGTTGGGGATAACAAAAAGCCGGTTGTAAATCACCGATCTGAGTATGATAATAACCGTAAAGGTTAGCTCGATCGCTCGGTCTTTCATTGCTAAAAATAAACCGATTGGCCACTTGGGTTTTAACTCGTTCCAGTTCAGAAACTGTCACAGCTTCCTGTTGAATTTGTCCAATCTGTGCTATTACTTCCCTCTCCACCTGCTCGATATTTTCCGAGGCTAATTGGGCCGACACGGAAAACACCCCTTGCACTGCTTGGGACATATTACTGGCAGTTATTTGGGAAACTAAGGCCTTTTCTTGGCGCAGAGATTGAAATAATCGCGATACCTTGCCCTGACCCAGAATAGCCGCTAAAACATCGAGAGGATAGGTTTTTTCTAAGTCTCTTAACCCCGGCACTTTCCAAAATAGGATTAAGCGGGCCTGCTGCAAATTTTCATCCTCGTATTCTTGACGGATAATCTCGTTAAAAGGGGCTTCAGGCTGTAGATTAGCGATCGGATGGGAAATAGGATCAGAATTGCCGTTACTGCCTAAATTATCTAGAGAATCGCTCACAATAGCCATTAAATCATCTACAGGCAAATTACCCACCACCGCCACCGTCATCCATTCGGGACGATACCAAGTCCGATGAAAATCTCGCATTTGTTGAGGAGTAAGATTTTCAATCACTGCCATCGGACCCAACACCGGACGACGATAGGGTAAAACTTGAAAACAAGTCTCCATGGTGCGATAAAAAGTGCGACGACGGGGATTATCCTGAGAACGACGAATTTCTTCTAAAATAACCTGTCTTTCCCGTTCAAAAGCTTCATCGGGAATTAAAGCTTCTAAAACCACTTCTAGCTGCAGCGGGGCCAGATGGGCGAAGTCCTGCGGGGCAGTGGTAATGTAATAATGGGTGTATTCTTGGCTAGTAGCGGCATTAGTCACCGCTCCCCTCGATTCGATCGCCCGTTCAAATTCGCCACTGTCTAAGTTAGGGGTTCCTTTAAAAACCATGTGTTCGAGAAAATGAGCCATGCCATTGATCTGATCCGATTCTAAGGCCGAGCCGACCTGCAGCCAAACATTGAGATTAACCGCTTCTACCGGTTGACTTTCGGCAATAATCGTTAAACCATTAGCAAGACGGTGCAGAATTGGAGTGTTAAGCGTGGCAGGTTTCCCTAGGATAGCCGTCATTCTTTATTAGTCCTCGGTAATCACTCTGGCAAAAATTGTCACTTTTCTCTATTGTAGTCCCAGATTTTCACAGAGCCAACAAGATCAGGTGTTAGGTGTTAGGAGTTAGGAGATAGGAGACTCCGAGACAGGAGATCATTTCATTTATCCTCCCCACACCCCACACCCCACCCCCCACCTCCCCACCTCCCCACACCCCACTTCCCCACTTCCCCACTTGCCTCTGAGAAAAAAAAATGCTATGATCGGACTAAATCGGGCTTCTACGTTGGTGACTGCCTTTCAAGTTTTTTGATCTATGCTTGATTGTGATAAGGGAGCAAGTAACCAATTCGTGTGGTAGTAAACCGAGCTTGTACTCGGAAACAGAAACGCGGAATATAAGTTCCCACCTGGTTAACCCAGGTCATAAACTTAGGTAAAACGGCGTAGCGGTCTTTTCAAGTTTTTCGAGCAGATCAGAGTCCCTGTACTTTTTTGGTTTTGCCTTCCGCGCTGGCCAAAAAAGCGCTGATTTATATTTTTTCTAGGTTAAAGACTGCTGTTTTCGGTAACGTTTGTCACCGCTAAATTGTGACAATCCGGACTACACTAGGGAGAAATTTATGAATTATTGTTAAGCAATGACTGAAAAACAGCCAAGAGTTGTTATCATAGGCGGCGGGTTTGCGGGTTTATACACGGCCAAAGCCCTAAAAAACGCTCCCGTTCATGTTACCCTCATCGATAAGCGAAATTTCCATCTTTTTCAGCCCCTTCTCTATCAAGTCGCTACTGGGGCGCTATCTCCGGCCGATATCTCCTCACCTTTGCGCTTAATCCTACGGGGTCATGACAATACAGATATTCTCCTCGATCATGCCATAGATATAGATCCAGTTAAGGGAGAAGTGATCTTGACAGATCACCCGCCGATCGCCTACGATCAATTAGTTATTGCCACGGGAGTCAGTCATCACTATTTTGGCAATGATCAATGGCAACCCTACGCCCCCGGGTTAAAAACCATTGAAGACGCAGTAGAAATGCGTCGTCGCATCTATCTCGCTTTCGAGAAGGCCGAGAAAGAAATCGATGCCGAAAAGCGGCAAGCTTTATTAACTTTTGTGATTGTCGGTGGCGGACCGACGGGGGTAGAATTAGCAGGAGCGATCGCTGAAATTGCCCACGGTGCGCTTCGGTCTGATTTTCACCAGATTAACCCCACAGAAGCGAAAATTTTGCTCTTAGAAGGGATGGATCGGGTATTACCTCCATATTCACCCGATTTATCCGCTAAAGCTGCTGCTTCTCTCATAAAATTAGGGGTGACAGTCGAAACTAACAGCATCGTTACCAATATTGTTGAAGGTTGTGTCAGCGTCCGTCAGGGAGAAAAGACGACAGAAATCGCTGCCGAGACAATTTTATGGGCAGCAGGGGTAAAAGCATCGAGAATGGGGCGAATTTTGGCCGAAAGAACCGGGGTAAATCTTGATCGCGTCGGCCGGGTAATCGTCGAACCCGATTTAAGTATCGCCGGTTATGCCAATATTTTTGTGATCGGGGATCTGGCTAATTTTGCCCATCAGGGAGATAAACCCTTACCCGGAGTTGCCCCTGTGGCCATGCAGGAGGGCGAATATCTGGCTAATTTATTAATTTCTCGCCTAAAAGGGCAAACTATTCAACCTTTTCATTATATCGATCGAGGTAGTCTGGCAGTTATCGGCCAAAATGCGGCCGTGGTTGATTTGGGATTTGTCAAGTTTTCCGGGTTCATCGCTTGGTTAGTCTGGGTTTGGGCTCATATTTACTATCTGATCGAATTTGATAATAAATTAGTGGTGATGGTGCAATGGGGTTGGAATTATTTTACCCGCGGTCGTGGCGCTCGTTTGATTACGGGAGAGGGGCAGAATTTAGCCTCGGGACAATTGCCGCAAAATAACGGCCAAAATAATAACAATCTTGCCGTTTCTAACCCGAAGGAAACTCTCTCTGCGCGATCATAAAAGTGTGAAAAAATAGCCGTGATTATCCAGTTATCAGTTAGCAGATAAGAACAATCGATCGATAATGAAAATAGAACGTCCTAACAGTCTAGAAATTACCCCAGAGGAAAGCCAAGAATTAGAATATTTACGAGTTACAATTGAACGAGCGATCAAAGATGGTGTGATCACAAGAATAGAATTTGAATCGATTAAAACGATCATGTTTTCTAACAAGAAAAACAATCCCGACCAAATCCTTCGGCAAGTGACACTCTATCGCCATTTAGTCGTTGAAAAACTGAATAATAGCGAACTAATTTTTGAATCTCCCCAATAGGGTGAAATGCTGTTGTAAGCTGCCCGCGCATTTAAATTGCTTGTTGAGATAGGGTGCATCTCACATTTGCAGGAATACCGACAATCAGCAATTGTCAGTGACTCTTAGATGATGACAAATGTATCAGCAGCTGCGTGTAAGCATCCCACCGAAAAGCTAATGCGCGGGGGGTTTGGGGGCGGCGCCACGCCCCCAACGGGGGGTTTGGGGGGTAGAACCCCCCAAAAGCTTGGATTGAGTAATAAAATCGGAAGTAATGCCCAATTTTAGCCGAGAGTTTCCAAGTAAAAATCCCAATTGGTAGATTGACAAAAATGAGATGCACCCTTACCTCCTGCCTTTTGCCTTTGTTAGCCTATTCTTTTTTGTCGCTACCTGGAAAAGCTCGACCTTGAATATTTTCTAAAGCTGAAACTGCCGCTCGGGAACCAGCGATAATATCTCGTTCTTCTCCCCCTAAATATAAGCGGCCAAAACTGCCCACGGAAGTAACGTGTAGGATATTAATTAAAGCGGCTTTTTCCGCCTGATTAGCGGCTAGGGAAGCGTAGGCGGCTGGTTGCACTTCTAAAACGTATAAAGTCTGTCCCGCCATTAACATCATACCCCGAGAACTCCGGTTAATTAATTGGGCTTGGTAAGCGTCAATGTTGCGAATAATTTGGCTAGAGACAATTTGCGGTTTCAGACAATCGCGCTGACTAACGCCTAAATACTGCAAAATTGCCTGACCGGCCGCCCTTACCTCTCCCTGACTGCTAGAATGGAGTTCTAAGAGTCCATAGAGTCGTTCTACGAATAGAACCCCCGGACGAACCACGGCGGATTTGAGGGCAATATCGGTGATGCGATTAATCTCGATGCCGGGGGAAATTTCAATCCAGAGGGAAGCATCCCCGGGTAAGGGTAAAAATCCTTGGGCGACTGTACCGATGTAAGCAGCGTGTTGAAGCTGTAAATTGTCAAGATAAACGTAACTGCGAAGTTCTACACCCAAGCTAATTTCTCCCTCTCTGGTCTATCTTAAAAGTTATGGGGACAGTGATAGGTTCTGCCGCCCTATCGATCGCCTTGAGGCGACAGTTAGATCTAAAATGTCTTTCAGTCCCCTTTCTGTCCTCTAGCAAATCCCCATTGCAACCCCGGAGCGACGATTAATCAATCCTTAATTAGGGCTTAGGCATTACCATCTTTCACTATAGTATAGAATTGACGGCCTTTAAATTTGCTGGGGAGAAGGGGTAAAAAACTATAATTATGGGTACAAACTGAGGGAAAACCAGCATGACGATTCTTTTAGGGGGAGATATCGGGGGAACTAAAACAATCCTGCGTTTAGTGGATTGCCAAAACTCATCGGATAGTCCCCAACCCCTGCTAACTACTCTCGATCAAGAAATTTATTCTAGTAAACAATACCCCGATCTGGTGCCGATCGTCCAGCAGTTTTTGGCCCGACAAACCACTATTCCCCCAGTGGCAAAAGCTTGTTTCGGTATTGCAGGTCCGGTGGTTAACAATAGTTCCGAATTGACTAATTTAAGTTGGTCTCTAACTGGCGATCGCCTAAGCCGCGAGCTGCAGATTGAGCGAGTAAAATTAATTAATGATTTTGCGGCGATCGGTTATGGGGTGTTAGGATTAGCCCCAGAGGAGCTGCACAATCTACAGTCGGCTCCGGCAGTACCGGATGCCCCGATTGCGGTTATCGGTGCGGGGACGGGGTTAGGAGAGGGTTTTTTGATTCCTGTCTCGAAGGGTAAATATCGGGTGTTTGGTAGTGAGGGTTCCCACGCCGATTTTGCCCCTCGATCGAGTTTAGAATATCAACTATTAAATTATCTCTTGGAAGTCTATAATATCGAGCGAATTTCGGTGGAGCGAGTGGTTTCTGGCCCCGGAATCACTTCTATCTATCGATTTCTCCACGATAGTAACTATAGTCAGTCATCACCGGCCATGGCGGAAATTTACCGTACTTGGTTAGCAGAAATGGGTAAACCGCAAAAAACCGTCGATTTAGCGGCTAAAATTGCCAGTTTTGCCCAAGATAACTCGGATGATCTCTGTTATCAAACCATGAAAATCTTTGTCGAGGCCTACGGTGCGGAAGCGGGCAATTTAGCCCTCAAGTTGCTTCCCTACGGAGGATTATACATCGCGGGGGGGATTGCGGCCAAAAATCTTCCCCTAATGACCGAGGGTCGCTTTATGAAGGCTTTTCGGGCTAAAGGTCGGATGACGGAGCTATTAAGCAATATTCCCGTCCATATCGTCCTTAATGCCCAAGTGGGACTAATGGGGGCGGTTTACTGTGCTAGTCAGCTATGAGGGAGGGTTTACTGGAGATGGCTAGGGATTATTTTAAGAATAGGATCGCCCCGCAAGCGGTCCGGATTGCTCTTTATTGGCCTTGCCTGTTGCCGATGAGTTCAGATCAAAAAGATTAAAAATTATGGCTCTCCTAGACTGATTATGATCAATTAGTAGCAAAATGCCAATTTAAGAAAACTCTTCTCCTAAAGTTATCAAAGTTATATAAAATTGAGTTAACATAGCGCAGTTTATTAAGTAAAGTATCCCCGTATATTTGAGGAATTTCCCTAAGCTGCAAAATCAAATATAAGATTAATATTGTCTAAATTTGAAGGGTGACACCATTGACGTTTTTAGTTATTAGATTTATTAGGGGTTTCCTTATTTTGTACCAGGTAACGGGACATCGGAAATTCTGTTAATCCCCCCTACAGCAGATGTTATGGCCTTTTGTCAACGGGAAAGTCCAGAAATAGAACAAGCTATGGCTCCGCTCATACCATGATCTGATCACTGCTGTTAGATTTTCATCTTTAGACAGTATTTAACCTGAGTTCGGGATAAGCTAAAACCCTAATTTTCTCGTTCGCTGTCAACCCTATTCTTTTGTGGAATGAGTAGGAAAATAGCCTTAACCCGAACTGAGGTTATTTATAAAGCAACCCTGAAGATAAACGCAACCTAACCGATTCTATTCAGAATCGTCATTATAAATATCTTGGAGAGTTTTATTTTCGTAGCGTTCCTGATCTTGATTTTTGCCGCGACGGGAGGGACGACGATATTTTTTATTAGCTAATTTGGGTTCGTAGATTTCTTGACCTGCTTCCTTAATTTTTAACTTTAAACTTGACTCTTTTGTGCTAGTTTTCTGTAATGACTGTTCTCGTGCGATCGCTTCTTCTAAAAACTCTAAATAATGTTGGTAACGTTCCCAATCTCCCCTCACCACACAGTTAGGTTCCCGACGGTGAGTACAATCATTAAATTGACAATTTCCCAAAGCTAAACGCTGTCTCACTTCCGGAAAATAAAAAGTTAATTGTTCTGGTGAACAGTTAATATCCGGTTGGTTAAACCCCGGACTGTCGGCCAATAAACCCCGATTTGGTAAAGCAAATAACTCCACATGACGGGTAGTGTGACGACCTTTTTGCAGTTTTCCCGACACATCCCCCACCCGTTGATTAATCTCAGGAATTAGGCAATTAATTAAACTCGATTTTCCCACCCCGGACGGACCGGCCAAGAGAGTGATTTTATGGTTTAATTGTGCTAATAAAGCCTCAAATCCCCGATTTTTCTCCACACTGACAAAAAAGGGCCGATATCCCCAAGCAGCTAGGCGATCGCCCCAGACCTCTATTTGTTTCGGTTCCCCCAGATCGATTTTATTGACACAGACGGCAATTTCCAAGCCTGTGGACTCGGCTTTCACCAAAAAACGACTAATCAGCCAAGGATCGAGGACAGGTTCAGCAAGGGCAAAAACTAGCAAAATCTGCTCGATATTAGCAACGGCCGGCCGATCGATCTCGGTACTGCGGGGGAGGACTTCTGCGATCACCCCCTGCCGATCATCAAAATTGGCTTCCTCCACGCGCACCCGATCACCAACCATCACCGATTGACCGATTTTTTGCAAGCGAGCGCGACGGGTACAGAGGAGATTCTCGCCCATAACGGCAGAATCCAAGCGTACCTGATAGAAATTCGCCTGTACGGCCACCACTGTGCCGTATAAATCGGTTAATTGTGCATCTACCATTTAGGAATCGGGGCGATAGACTTTGAGAACAAAAAAGCTATCTCTGTCCTCGATCGATTCTATCTGATAACCCTCCACTGTCAGGCTAGTGGGAACCTGTTCGATCGGTTCCCCGGCATCTAACCAGACTTCCAACCGTTCCCCGGCGGGCATTTTCTCTAATTGCAATTTTGTCCGGACAAAATTAATCGGGCAGGGAGTGCCGCGCAGGTCTAAAGTCATAGTTATTTATGGAAGATATTACCTAAAAATCCCTCGATGCCGCCTTTCCCCACGGTTTCCCCGCGAACTTTCGCTATTTTTTCCAGTAATTCCCGTTCTTCTCCCGTGACACGGGTAGGAATCGAGATTTTAACGGTAATGCGATGATCACCGCGACTGACGGGATTGCCTAATTTAGGAACCCCCTTATTTTCTAAAATCAGTACGGTGTTCGGTTGAGTACCGGCAGGGATAGTCAGGTCTTCTTGGCCATCTACAGTATTAACTTTGATGGTACATCCCAAAATCGCTTGGATATAACTAATCGAGATATCCGATTTAATATCATTGCCTTCCCGTTGAAATTCCCCATCGTTTTCCACGGTTAGATAAACGAATAAATCCCCCGGCGGGCCGCCTTTAAGTCCTGCGTCACCTTCCCGGGCAACGCGCAATTTCATGCCGTTGTCAACCCCGGCGGGGATGGTAATTTTCAGTTTTTTGGTTTCCTGTCTGCGTCCGGAACCGCCGCAAACGTCGCATTTTTCCTCGATCACTTCGCCAGCGCCGTCACAGGTGGGACAGACCGAAACCTGAGCAAAAGTACCGAAGGGAGTGCGGGTGGCGCGGCGCACCTGACCAGTACCATTGCAAGTAGTACAAGTGTGGGAACTGGTTCCTGGTCTGGCCCCACTGCCTTTACAGGTTTGACAGGTTTCCAGATGACGGATCCGGATTTCCTTTTCACCGCCAAACACTGCCTCGCGGAATTTTAGTCTAAAATCGAGACGTAGATCCTCACCCCGGGTAGGGCCTGTGCGTCGGCGGGTGGCTGTTTGGCCGCCCATGCCCCCGAAACCACTAAAGATTGTCTCGAATATATCGGCGAAACCGCCCATATTGTCGGCATCAAAACCGGCAGCGCCCCCAGAAACCCCAGCTTCACCAAAGCGGTCATAACGATTGCGGGTTTCTGGTTCCGAGAGAATCTCGTAGGCGCGGTTAATTTCTTTGAAGTGTTCTTCGGCTCCCAGTTCTTTGTTAACATCGGGATGGTATTTTCGGGCGAGACGACGATAGGCGCGTTTGATGTCTTCTTTACCGGCATCTCGCGAGACACCTAGAATTTCGTAGTAATCAGTGGGCATAGATGGCTATGGTTCTGCTGGCAATTTATAAATAAACTTTCGGTCTAGTTGTTACTTTAACAAAGTATACATAATAGTTTAGTTGGGTTATCCCTACTATTTTTTTCGGTGGGGGCTAGGGGTTGGGAAGTGGGGAAGTGGGAAGTGGCAAGTGGGGAAGTGGGGAAGTGGGGAAGTGGGAAGTGGGGAGAAAAAAGCTGATCACTGATAACTGATTACTGATCACTTTTTAATCTACGGCCTCGTAGTCACTGGCGCTCATTTCTTCCCCATCGTAGAGATCATCATCACTGTCCGATTGGGTGGATTTAGTTTCCAGATTACTATAGGTTCTGGTTCTAGTGCGGGAGAGGGTTGGCCCGTTGGTGAAGGTATTCGAGGAAGTGGCTTGGGTGCGGGTGGGTCGAGTCAGTTTTTCGGTGACATCGATCGATTCAAACCCAGTACCGTTAAGGGGTTGGTTTTGCTCTTGTCCACCCGTGTAGATGCGGGTACCGATTTCGAGGACAATCTGACGAAATTCTTCCAAGGTGGTTTTTAGCTTTTCTGGGGATAGGGAGGGGTCGCGCAGAGCGATTTCCAACTGTTGCCGCTTCTGGTCGGCCAGTTGCCGGATATCGGGGGCGACTAACTGACTGTTTTCCCTGAGGGTGACTTCGTAGCTATAGAAAAGACTATCGGATTGGTGGCGAATATCGATCATTTGCAGACGAAGGCGATCAGATTCGGCGTATTTTTCGGCTTCTAGGCGCATTTTTTCAATTTCGTTCGGTTTCAGCCCTCCAGTATGGCTAATTAAAATGCTTTGTTCTTTGCCGGTGCCTTGGTCGCTGGCGGCCACTTTCAAGATGCCGTTGACATCGATCTCAAAGGCCACTTCAATTTGTGGCACCCCCCTAGGAGCGGGAGGAATTCCTGTCAGGAGAAATTTACCGAGGGTTTTATTATCCTGGGCCATAGCCCTTTCTCCTTGGAGAACATGAATTTCCACCGAAGTTTGACCATCGGCAGCGGTGGAGAAAACCTGAGATTTACTGGTGGGGATAGTGGTATTGCGATCGATAATTTTGGTAAAGACTTCGCCGAGGGTTTCAATGCCGAGGGAAAGGGGGGTGACATCGAGTAGGAGGATATCTTCTACTTCTCCACCTAAAACTCCGGCTTGAATCGCTGCCCCCAAAGCAACGGCCTCATCGGGGTTAACAGAGCGATCGATCTGGCCGGTAGAAAAGAAACGGGAGATTAATTCTTGCACGGCGGGGATTCTGGTGGAACCACCAACGAGAATGACCCGATTGATATCGCTAGGCTGCAGTCCGCTATCTTTGAGGGACTGTTGTACGGGTTCGAGGGTTTTTTCCACTAATTCTCTGGTTAATTCCTCGAATTTAGCGCGAGTTAGTTCTAATTCTAGGTGTTTAGGGCCAGTTTCGTCGGCGGCGATGAAGGGGAGATTGATCGAGGTGGTAATCATGCTAGAAAGCTCGATTTTGGCTTTTTCGGCGGCTTCTCGCAGTCTTTGGATCGCCATGCGATCGCTGGTTAAATCGATGTTTTCTTGGCTTTGAAAGTTCTCCACCAGCCACCGCACTAAGAGGTTATCAAAATCGTCCCCCCCAAGATGGTTATTGCCGGCCGTGGCTTTCACTTCAAAGACCCCCTTCCCCAGTCTCAGGATGGAAACGTCGAAGGTTCCTCCCCCCA
This portion of the Microcystis aeruginosa NIES-2549 genome encodes:
- a CDS encoding Uma2 family endonuclease is translated as MSIRETTVIKTPETKVWTDAEFMALPDDGNRYELVKGELINLGNSGAFHGYIAILLSAALFGLVTSRKLGVLLDSSTAFTMKNGNKRSPDIAFFDKERLQGLEELPTGFLEGGPDLVVEILSPGNTVAEIEDKIAEYFANGTRLLWVISPGQHYVLVYRCGYEPQGLLTSGDFLEGEDVVPGFTFRVADLFQKLSF
- a CDS encoding fructosamine kinase family protein, yielding MWTQIARHITQTTEKPFEIEKSRPVSGGCINQGYAVSGNGLIYFVKINQANQEAMFAAEALGLKQIHATKTIRVPEPICWGIAEKSSYLVLEWLEFGGGNSQSWEKMGRNLAHLHQVSLSDRFGWQCNNTIGSTPQINTISNNWADFFAHQRIGYQLRLAKERGGNFPDEDQVIPAISEILSQHQPHPSLVHGDLWSGNAAITVDGEPVILDPATYWGDREVDLAMTELFGGFPAAFYRGYNDVFPLDAGYQQRKTLYNLYHILNHFNLFGGGYASQANRMLQEIL
- a CDS encoding M16 family metallopeptidase, producing the protein MTAILGKPATLNTPILHRLANGLTIIAESQPVEAVNLNVWLQVGSALESDQINGMAHFLEHMVFKGTPNLDSGEFERAIESRGAVTNAATSQEYTHYYITTAPQDFAHLAPLQLEVVLEALIPDEAFERERQVILEEIRRSQDNPRRRTFYRTMETCFQVLPYRRPVLGPMAVIENLTPQQMRDFHRTWYRPEWMTVAVVGNLPVDDLMAIVSDSLDNLGSNGNSDPISHPIANLQPEAPFNEIIRQEYEDENLQQARLILFWKVPGLRDLEKTYPLDVLAAILGQGKVSRLFQSLRQEKALVSQITASNMSQAVQGVFSVSAQLASENIEQVEREVIAQIGQIQQEAVTVSELERVKTQVANRFIFSNERPSDRANLYGYYHTQIGDLQPAFCYPQHIEALTLEDIQNACQEYLNPNAYGVVVVRPIQ
- a CDS encoding NAD(P)/FAD-dependent oxidoreductase, with translation MTEKQPRVVIIGGGFAGLYTAKALKNAPVHVTLIDKRNFHLFQPLLYQVATGALSPADISSPLRLILRGHDNTDILLDHAIDIDPVKGEVILTDHPPIAYDQLVIATGVSHHYFGNDQWQPYAPGLKTIEDAVEMRRRIYLAFEKAEKEIDAEKRQALLTFVIVGGGPTGVELAGAIAEIAHGALRSDFHQINPTEAKILLLEGMDRVLPPYSPDLSAKAAASLIKLGVTVETNSIVTNIVEGCVSVRQGEKTTEIAAETILWAAGVKASRMGRILAERTGVNLDRVGRVIVEPDLSIAGYANIFVIGDLANFAHQGDKPLPGVAPVAMQEGEYLANLLISRLKGQTIQPFHYIDRGSLAVIGQNAAVVDLGFVKFSGFIAWLVWVWAHIYYLIEFDNKLVVMVQWGWNYFTRGRGARLITGEGQNLASGQLPQNNGQNNNNLAVSNPKETLSARS
- a CDS encoding glucokinase, encoding MTILLGGDIGGTKTILRLVDCQNSSDSPQPLLTTLDQEIYSSKQYPDLVPIVQQFLARQTTIPPVAKACFGIAGPVVNNSSELTNLSWSLTGDRLSRELQIERVKLINDFAAIGYGVLGLAPEELHNLQSAPAVPDAPIAVIGAGTGLGEGFLIPVSKGKYRVFGSEGSHADFAPRSSLEYQLLNYLLEVYNIERISVERVVSGPGITSIYRFLHDSNYSQSSPAMAEIYRTWLAEMGKPQKTVDLAAKIASFAQDNSDDLCYQTMKIFVEAYGAEAGNLALKLLPYGGLYIAGGIAAKNLPLMTEGRFMKAFRAKGRMTELLSNIPVHIVLNAQVGLMGAVYCASQL
- the rsgA gene encoding small ribosomal subunit biogenesis GTPase RsgA, with the translated sequence MVDAQLTDLYGTVVAVQANFYQVRLDSAVMGENLLCTRRARLQKIGQSVMVGDRVRVEEANFDDRQGVIAEVLPRSTEIDRPAVANIEQILLVFALAEPVLDPWLISRFLVKAESTGLEIAVCVNKIDLGEPKQIEVWGDRLAAWGYRPFFVSVEKNRGFEALLAQLNHKITLLAGPSGVGKSSLINCLIPEINQRVGDVSGKLQKGRHTTRHVELFALPNRGLLADSPGFNQPDINCSPEQLTFYFPEVRQRLALGNCQFNDCTHRREPNCVVRGDWERYQHYLEFLEEAIAREQSLQKTSTKESSLKLKIKEAGQEIYEPKLANKKYRRPSRRGKNQDQERYENKTLQDIYNDDSE
- a CDS encoding sulfurtransferase TusA family protein is translated as MTLDLRGTPCPINFVRTKLQLEKMPAGERLEVWLDAGEPIEQVPTSLTVEGYQIESIEDRDSFFVLKVYRPDS
- the dnaJ gene encoding molecular chaperone DnaJ produces the protein MPTDYYEILGVSRDAGKEDIKRAYRRLARKYHPDVNKELGAEEHFKEINRAYEILSEPETRNRYDRFGEAGVSGGAAGFDADNMGGFADIFETIFSGFGGMGGQTATRRRTGPTRGEDLRLDFRLKFREAVFGGEKEIRIRHLETCQTCKGSGARPGTSSHTCTTCNGTGQVRRATRTPFGTFAQVSVCPTCDGAGEVIEEKCDVCGGSGRRQETKKLKITIPAGVDNGMKLRVAREGDAGLKGGPPGDLFVYLTVENDGEFQREGNDIKSDISISYIQAILGCTIKVNTVDGQEDLTIPAGTQPNTVLILENKGVPKLGNPVSRGDHRITVKISIPTRVTGEERELLEKIAKVRGETVGKGGIEGFLGNIFHK
- the dnaK gene encoding molecular chaperone DnaK; amino-acid sequence: MGKVIGIDLGTTNSCIAVLEGGQPIIVPNSEGGRTTPSIVGFGKAQRLVGQLAKRQAVTNAENTVYSIKRFIGRRWQDTEAERGRVAYHCQRGRDDTVNIKIRDREFTPQEISAMILQKLKADAEAYLGEPINEAVITVPAYFTDAQRQATKDAGMIAGLEVLRIINEPTAAALAYGLDKQNEDQHILVFDLGGGTFDVSILRLGKGVFEVKATAGNNHLGGDDFDNLLVRWLVENFQSQENIDLTSDRMAIQRLREAAEKAKIELSSMITTSINLPFIAADETGPKHLELELTRAKFEELTRELVEKTLEPVQQSLKDSGLQPSDINRVILVGGSTRIPAVQELISRFFSTGQIDRSVNPDEAVALGAAIQAGVLGGEVEDILLLDVTPLSLGIETLGEVFTKIIDRNTTIPTSKSQVFSTAADGQTSVEIHVLQGERAMAQDNKTLGKFLLTGIPPAPRGVPQIEVAFEIDVNGILKVAASDQGTGKEQSILISHTGGLKPNEIEKMRLEAEKYAESDRLRLQMIDIRHQSDSLFYSYEVTLRENSQLVAPDIRQLADQKRQQLEIALRDPSLSPEKLKTTLEEFRQIVLEIGTRIYTGGQEQNQPLNGTGFESIDVTEKLTRPTRTQATSSNTFTNGPTLSRTRTRTYSNLETKSTQSDSDDDLYDGEEMSASDYEAVD